From a single Gemmatimonadota bacterium genomic region:
- a CDS encoding redoxin domain-containing protein produces MSPAGWVAIGALWVVVLALGLTVLALARQIGVLHERLQPVGALSLQKGLQAGEPAPEILVDTLTGRSLQIGGRHERGADTLVMFVSPTCPICKTLLPALRAIRRREAPRVEVVLASDGPRAEHEAFVAAESLDEFPYVLSERLGLGYGAGRLPHAVLLDAAGTVRATGLVNSREHLDSLFEAKDRGVASLQEFLERSARREVA; encoded by the coding sequence ATGAGTCCGGCCGGCTGGGTGGCAATCGGCGCGCTCTGGGTGGTGGTACTGGCCCTCGGCCTCACGGTGCTCGCGCTGGCGCGGCAAATCGGCGTGCTCCACGAGCGGCTCCAGCCGGTTGGCGCGCTGTCCTTGCAGAAGGGCCTCCAGGCTGGGGAGCCCGCACCGGAAATTTTGGTGGACACGCTCACGGGCCGTTCACTCCAGATCGGCGGGCGCCATGAGCGCGGGGCCGACACCTTGGTAATGTTCGTCTCGCCCACCTGCCCGATCTGCAAGACGCTCCTCCCCGCCCTCCGCGCCATTCGGCGGCGGGAAGCGCCTCGGGTGGAGGTGGTGCTCGCGAGCGACGGCCCGCGCGCCGAACACGAGGCGTTCGTCGCCGCGGAATCGCTGGACGAGTTCCCCTACGTGCTGTCCGAGCGGCTCGGTCTCGGATACGGGGCGGGACGGCTGCCCCACGCCGTGCTGCTCGACGCGGCGGGGACGGTCCGGGCAACCGGCTTGGTCAATTCCCGGGAACACCTCGACAGTCTCTTCGAGGCCAAGGATCGCGGGGTGGCGTCGCTCCAGGAGTTCCTCGAGCGGTCGGCGCGGCGCGAAGTCGCCTGA
- a CDS encoding methylamine dehydrogenase (amicyanin) light chain, translating to MARYDDVVERLTRHLAQTVSRRSVLRSLGGFLAGAAAVPLLPIARGVRPAAGAAAPDESSCDYWRYCSIDGFLCACCGGSATACPPGTEAATLTWVGTCRNASDGRNYIVSYNDCCGKSSCGRCLCNRNEGDRPLYQPSLANDYNWCVGSKSGSPYHCTVSRIVGVAPE from the coding sequence ATGGCTCGATACGACGACGTGGTCGAACGGTTGACCCGGCACCTGGCCCAAACGGTGTCGCGCCGGAGCGTGCTCCGGTCGTTAGGCGGCTTCCTGGCGGGCGCCGCGGCGGTGCCGCTGCTCCCGATTGCCCGGGGCGTCCGGCCGGCCGCCGGCGCCGCGGCCCCGGACGAGAGCTCGTGCGATTACTGGCGCTACTGTTCCATCGACGGCTTCCTCTGCGCCTGCTGCGGTGGTTCCGCCACCGCCTGCCCGCCGGGCACCGAAGCGGCGACGCTGACGTGGGTCGGCACCTGCCGGAATGCCTCCGACGGCCGGAACTACATCGTGTCGTACAACGACTGTTGCGGCAAGAGCTCCTGCGGGCGGTGCCTCTGCAACCGCAACGAGGGCGACCGCCCGCTGTACCAGCCGAGTCTGGCCAACGACTACAACTGGTGCGTGGGAAGCAAGAGCGGGTCGCCGTATCACTGCACCGTGTCCCGGATCGTGGGAGTCGCGCCCGAGTGA
- a CDS encoding cytochrome C codes for MRRRVWPAALGWLAAACAHPAPSGELTLAEQNYFIHCMGCHGENGAGLEGQVPDLRKDLARLAALPGGRAYILRVPGVTQTSLEPERTAEVLNYTLRQFGGAEVARRITPFTAAEVAAARAIPLLEISATRAGVIEGRGLP; via the coding sequence GTGAGGCGACGCGTGTGGCCAGCGGCGCTCGGGTGGCTGGCCGCGGCCTGCGCGCACCCCGCACCGAGCGGGGAACTCACGCTGGCCGAGCAGAACTACTTCATCCACTGCATGGGGTGCCACGGGGAAAACGGGGCCGGCCTCGAGGGCCAGGTCCCTGACCTCCGAAAGGACCTGGCCCGGCTCGCGGCGCTTCCCGGCGGGCGGGCCTACATCCTTCGGGTGCCGGGCGTGACCCAGACCAGCCTCGAACCAGAGCGCACGGCTGAGGTCCTGAACTACACCCTGCGCCAGTTCGGCGGTGCGGAGGTGGCCCGGCGGATCACGCCGTTCACCGCGGCGGAGGTGGCCGCGGCCCGGGCCATCCCGCTGCTGGAGATCTCCGCCACACGGGCCGGCGTGATCGAGGGCCGCGGGCTCCCGTAA
- a CDS encoding tryptophan-rich sensory protein: MGGRPVGDGQRRGGAGREGLGVKLRGIVVLILAVLLPLVGGGLGSFATMDSVRTWYPALVRPSFAPPSWVFGPVWTTLYLMMGVASWLVWRQGFSRPEVRSTLMVFGVQLGLNLAWSWLFFGLRQPLLALFDIVVLLVLIGVTMRRFAAVSRGAALLLAPYLAWVAFATVLNGGFWWLNR, encoded by the coding sequence ATGGGGGGCCGTCCTGTCGGCGACGGTCAGCGCCGCGGTGGTGCTGGGCGCGAGGGCCTGGGCGTGAAGCTGCGCGGCATCGTGGTCTTGATCCTGGCCGTGCTGCTGCCGCTGGTGGGGGGCGGATTGGGATCGTTCGCCACGATGGACTCCGTCCGCACCTGGTATCCCGCCTTGGTGCGGCCGTCCTTCGCGCCGCCCTCCTGGGTGTTCGGCCCGGTGTGGACCACGCTCTACCTGATGATGGGAGTGGCCAGCTGGCTCGTTTGGCGACAGGGGTTTTCGCGGCCCGAGGTGCGGAGCACCTTGATGGTCTTCGGGGTTCAGCTGGGCCTCAATCTCGCCTGGTCGTGGCTGTTCTTCGGCCTGAGGCAGCCGCTCCTCGCACTGTTCGACATCGTCGTTCTGCTGGTGCTGATCGGAGTGACCATGCGCCGGTTCGCGGCGGTGTCACGAGGGGCCGCATTGTTGTTGGCGCCCTATCTCGCCTGGGTGGCGTTCGCGACCGTCCTGAACGGGGGTTTTTGGTGGCTCAATCGGTAG
- a CDS encoding DUF2177 family protein: MYGVGVVTFFALDLLWIGLVAKNFYQHQIGHLMRPNVQWLPAVLFYLIFVAALVVFVAAPAVERQSVGRAVAYGAFFGLAAYAAFDLTALALLRDFPVTVAVVDLAWGAVLSATVSAAVVLGARAWA; the protein is encoded by the coding sequence ATGTACGGGGTTGGGGTGGTGACGTTCTTCGCCCTCGATCTGCTGTGGATCGGCCTGGTGGCCAAGAACTTCTATCAGCACCAGATCGGCCACCTCATGCGCCCGAACGTTCAATGGCTTCCCGCGGTGCTCTTCTACCTCATCTTCGTCGCGGCGCTGGTCGTGTTCGTGGCGGCGCCGGCGGTGGAGCGGCAATCCGTGGGTCGCGCCGTCGCCTATGGCGCGTTCTTTGGTCTCGCCGCCTACGCCGCGTTCGACCTGACCGCCCTGGCGCTGCTGCGGGACTTCCCGGTCACGGTTGCCGTGGTGGACTTGGCATGGGGGGCCGTCCTGTCGGCGACGGTCAGCGCCGCGGTGGTGCTGGGCGCGAGGGCCTGGGCGTGA
- a CDS encoding amidohydrolase family protein, whose protein sequence is MLFFARLSAVAGLLVLAALPLVAQDRAADRRRFLAPTSQTTDDPRRVLVGNAPRGPDGSIVLTGGRVFDGTGAPAREMNVVIERNKITRVSAPGVTNWPAGARIIDVKGMTVMPGLIDLHTHLTDGQIATIPPPLVDDMADGMLRGMERMRFYIESGITTTRDVGSLDGIFRLRAWVSDHRLTGPRIFAAGRLITGPGGHSAEGLGSTPDHGNFRIASGADDWRKAVREQFDKGADFIKVTSHFSRDEIKAAVEEAHALGLKITCDCETFYIDWAVDAGVDMIEHPLPRTDEVIQKMAAKGVASDPTLVPYMYIFDDDGGYFGSTSRRFTFGKDANLGVLRRLKKAGITLGVGTDLVTDWYRRLPAPYLIELKNLVSVGFSIPEVLGIATKTNAMLLDMDDKLGTVEVGKLADVLVVRGNPDTNLDDLTRVEWVIRDGEIVVQGGTALMPKRSRTDQAPAKRY, encoded by the coding sequence ATGCTGTTCTTCGCCCGATTGTCAGCGGTCGCCGGCCTTCTGGTGCTGGCGGCGCTGCCGTTGGTGGCCCAGGACCGAGCCGCCGATCGACGCCGTTTTCTGGCCCCCACCAGCCAAACCACCGACGACCCGAGACGGGTGCTGGTCGGGAATGCGCCGCGGGGCCCCGACGGCTCGATCGTCTTGACCGGCGGGCGGGTCTTCGACGGCACCGGCGCGCCCGCCCGCGAGATGAACGTGGTGATCGAGCGGAACAAAATCACCCGGGTCTCGGCGCCGGGTGTCACCAACTGGCCGGCCGGCGCCCGGATCATCGACGTCAAGGGCATGACGGTGATGCCCGGACTGATCGATCTCCACACCCACCTGACCGACGGCCAGATCGCGACGATCCCGCCTCCGCTGGTGGATGACATGGCCGACGGGATGCTCCGCGGGATGGAGCGGATGCGGTTCTATATCGAGAGCGGGATTACCACGACCCGCGACGTCGGGTCGCTCGACGGCATCTTCCGCCTCCGGGCCTGGGTGTCCGACCATCGGCTGACCGGACCGCGGATCTTTGCCGCCGGACGGCTGATCACCGGGCCGGGCGGCCATAGCGCCGAGGGGTTGGGGTCGACCCCGGACCACGGGAATTTCCGGATTGCGAGCGGCGCGGACGATTGGCGGAAGGCGGTCCGCGAACAATTCGACAAAGGCGCGGACTTCATCAAGGTGACCAGTCACTTCAGCCGCGACGAAATCAAGGCCGCGGTGGAGGAAGCCCACGCGCTCGGCCTCAAGATCACCTGCGATTGCGAGACGTTCTACATCGACTGGGCGGTCGACGCCGGGGTCGACATGATCGAGCACCCGCTCCCGCGCACGGACGAAGTGATCCAGAAAATGGCCGCCAAGGGCGTCGCCTCCGATCCGACGCTCGTGCCCTACATGTACATCTTCGATGACGACGGCGGTTACTTCGGGTCGACGTCGCGCCGGTTCACCTTCGGCAAAGACGCGAATCTCGGCGTGCTTCGCCGACTCAAGAAGGCCGGGATCACGTTAGGCGTCGGGACGGACCTGGTGACTGACTGGTACCGGCGGCTGCCCGCGCCGTACCTGATCGAACTCAAGAACCTCGTCTCGGTCGGCTTCTCGATTCCCGAGGTGCTTGGCATTGCCACCAAGACCAATGCGATGCTGCTCGACATGGACGACAAGCTCGGGACCGTGGAAGTGGGGAAGCTGGCCGATGTCCTGGTGGTTCGGGGGAACCCCGACACCAACCTCGACGATCTGACTCGGGTCGAATGGGTCATTCGGGACGGGGAGATTGTGGTGCAGGGCGGGACGGCCCTGATGCCGAAGCGGAGCCGGACCGACCAAGCCCCGGCGAAACGCTACTGA
- a CDS encoding serine hydrolase, with protein MTKTRRSTRLWAALSVTALPLAAQTPAAVLDSTFAQWGSTHGPGCTVGVDFAGTRTTRAYGMANLESGVPLRPGSVLESGSVAKQFTSAAVALLALRGRLSLDDDIRRQLPEVPNFGTPITIRNLLQHTSGLRDQWALLSIQGFPPGTEVHTLARILDLVQHQQRLNFSPGSEYLYSNTGYALAAIIVQRVSGKSLADFSRDELFTPLGMTRTEWRADYRKVVADRATAYAPTGGGWLQDMPFTNVHGNGGLLTTVDDLLRWNEALTKGTIPGGAALVALLETPGKLTDGSPIGYGLGLSIGTFHGLRAVNHGGATAGYRTFLARWPTRDLSVAVLCNAASADAGGAASRIAIRLLGLPAVEAPPGPAVAIEAAELPAMAGVYRDSTSDQTVTFRVADGGLTASNGGPQASLVHLGNGRFWHAAAGEFRFERQGDRWEVVQYADAWRRFRLEPAGGAAAPLTDYAGEYRSPELEVTYRIEAEGRSLLLRSRPDDRESFQPAYRDGFRNGGQTLRFMRDQKGRVTGFRMFAGRARDVRFERAPITATRDPR; from the coding sequence ATGACCAAAACCCGCCGGTCCACCAGGCTCTGGGCGGCATTGTCGGTGACCGCGCTGCCCCTGGCAGCGCAGACCCCGGCGGCCGTGCTCGACAGCACCTTCGCCCAGTGGGGCAGTACTCACGGGCCGGGTTGCACGGTCGGCGTCGACTTCGCCGGCACCCGGACCACCCGGGCGTACGGCATGGCCAACCTTGAATCCGGGGTTCCGCTCCGCCCCGGCTCAGTCCTCGAGTCCGGCTCGGTGGCCAAACAGTTCACCTCGGCGGCCGTGGCCTTGCTGGCGCTCCGGGGCCGCCTCTCGCTCGATGACGACATCCGCCGTCAGCTGCCCGAGGTGCCCAACTTCGGCACGCCGATTACGATCCGCAACTTGCTGCAACACACCAGCGGGCTCCGCGACCAGTGGGCCCTGCTGTCCATCCAGGGGTTTCCGCCCGGAACCGAAGTGCACACGCTGGCCCGGATCCTCGACCTCGTGCAGCACCAGCAGCGGCTCAATTTCTCCCCGGGCAGCGAATACCTCTACAGCAACACCGGCTACGCGCTCGCGGCGATCATCGTCCAACGGGTATCGGGCAAATCCCTCGCCGACTTCTCGCGCGACGAGTTGTTCACGCCCCTCGGCATGACCCGAACCGAGTGGCGGGCCGACTATCGGAAGGTGGTGGCCGACCGAGCCACGGCGTACGCCCCCACCGGCGGCGGGTGGCTCCAGGACATGCCGTTTACCAATGTCCACGGTAACGGCGGCCTCCTCACCACCGTGGACGACCTGCTCCGATGGAACGAGGCGCTTACCAAAGGCACCATCCCCGGCGGCGCGGCGCTGGTGGCCCTGCTCGAAACCCCGGGCAAGCTCACCGACGGTTCGCCGATCGGCTACGGGCTCGGGCTCAGCATCGGAACCTTCCACGGCCTTCGGGCCGTCAACCACGGCGGCGCCACGGCGGGGTACCGGACGTTTCTCGCGCGCTGGCCGACCCGCGACCTCTCCGTCGCGGTGTTGTGCAATGCCGCAAGTGCCGATGCCGGCGGAGCCGCCAGCCGGATCGCGATCCGGCTCCTCGGACTCCCCGCCGTCGAGGCGCCACCGGGCCCGGCGGTGGCGATCGAGGCCGCCGAACTGCCGGCCATGGCCGGCGTCTACCGAGACTCGACCTCCGACCAAACCGTCACCTTCCGGGTTGCCGACGGCGGGCTGACCGCGAGCAACGGCGGCCCCCAGGCGTCGCTGGTCCATCTGGGCAACGGGCGGTTCTGGCATGCGGCGGCCGGCGAATTCCGGTTCGAGCGCCAGGGGGATCGATGGGAAGTGGTCCAGTACGCTGATGCGTGGCGGCGCTTCCGCTTGGAGCCGGCCGGAGGGGCCGCCGCCCCGCTCACCGATTACGCCGGGGAATATCGGAGCCCGGAATTGGAAGTGACCTACCGGATCGAGGCAGAGGGCCGGTCCCTCCTGCTCCGGTCTCGCCCGGACGATCGAGAGTCCTTTCAGCCGGCCTACCGCGACGGCTTTCGGAATGGCGGGCAAACCCTGCGCTTCATGCGTGACCAGAAAGGCCGGGTCACCGGCTTTCGGATGTTTGCGGGCCGAGCCCGCGATGTCCGGTTCGAACGTGCTCCGATCACTGCCACCAGAGACCCGAGGTAG
- a CDS encoding MBL fold metallo-hydrolase, producing MHGPRRAFPRFGRGRVGPEPRSVQITTERLAPGMYVLFGEGGNIGLAVGPDAVFVVDDQFAPLTPKILAAIATITDKPVRFLVNTHWHFDHSGGNENMAKAGALPVVTFNDVLTFHLNGGEITAIHLAAAHTDGDAAIYFRGPNVVHMGDVYVRYGFPFIGLSSGGSLSGMITAVDMMFGIINDSTKIIPGHGKVANRANLRAYRDVLATIHERVRKQAAAGASLDRIIASKPTREFDATWAGFIKADDFVRFAYAGVPHR from the coding sequence GTGCACGGCCCTCGCCGTGCTTTTCCCCGGTTTGGCCGGGGTCGCGTCGGCCCAGAACCTCGTTCGGTCCAGATTACCACCGAGCGGCTGGCACCCGGGATGTATGTCCTCTTCGGCGAGGGGGGCAACATCGGCCTCGCGGTGGGGCCCGATGCCGTGTTCGTGGTCGACGATCAATTCGCGCCGCTCACCCCGAAGATCCTCGCGGCCATCGCCACGATTACCGACAAACCGGTCCGCTTCCTCGTCAACACCCACTGGCACTTCGATCATTCCGGCGGCAACGAGAACATGGCGAAGGCCGGCGCGCTCCCGGTCGTGACCTTCAATGACGTCCTGACCTTCCATCTCAACGGCGGGGAGATCACCGCGATCCACCTGGCGGCGGCCCACACCGACGGTGATGCCGCGATCTACTTTCGAGGCCCCAATGTCGTGCACATGGGCGACGTCTATGTTCGGTACGGGTTCCCATTCATCGGCCTGTCGAGCGGGGGGTCCCTCAGCGGGATGATCACAGCCGTCGACATGATGTTCGGGATCATCAACGACAGCACCAAGATCATCCCGGGCCACGGCAAAGTCGCCAATCGGGCCAACCTCCGCGCCTACCGCGACGTGCTCGCGACGATCCACGAACGGGTCCGGAAGCAGGCCGCGGCCGGAGCCAGTCTCGACCGGATCATCGCATCAAAGCCGACCCGGGAGTTCGACGCCACCTGGGCTGGGTTCATCAAAGCGGATGATTTCGTTCGGTTTGCGTATGCGGGCGTGCCGCACCGCTGA
- a CDS encoding SDR family oxidoreductase — translation MITGASSGIGFATAKAFSAKGVSVVLGARREEELAALAAEIKASGGQAAYLKTDVSIASDVERLVDHAVQTFGRLDFGINNAGIEGAFAPIVDFDEAAWDQVMGINLKGTFLGVKYEARAILKSGRGGAIVNVGSVNSFLGFGGGTGYATSKHGQVGLTTSASAELAPQGIRVNLVCPGLIDTPMHHRIRGVASDELVDTMIQGRVHLKRVGRPEEIAASIVFLCSDDASYITGTTLTPDGGFTMTL, via the coding sequence CTGATCACCGGGGCCAGCAGTGGCATCGGATTCGCCACCGCCAAGGCGTTTTCGGCCAAGGGCGTGAGCGTGGTCCTCGGCGCCCGCCGCGAGGAGGAGTTGGCCGCGCTCGCCGCCGAGATCAAGGCAAGCGGGGGGCAGGCTGCCTACCTCAAGACGGACGTCTCCATCGCGAGCGACGTGGAACGGTTGGTTGATCACGCGGTTCAGACCTTCGGGCGCCTCGATTTCGGCATCAACAACGCCGGCATCGAGGGCGCCTTCGCCCCGATCGTCGATTTCGACGAAGCCGCGTGGGATCAGGTCATGGGCATCAACCTGAAGGGCACCTTCCTCGGCGTGAAGTACGAGGCGAGGGCCATCCTGAAAAGCGGGCGGGGCGGCGCCATCGTCAACGTCGGCTCGGTCAACTCATTCCTCGGGTTTGGAGGCGGAACCGGCTACGCGACGTCGAAGCACGGCCAGGTCGGACTCACCACGAGCGCATCCGCCGAACTCGCGCCCCAAGGAATCCGGGTCAACCTCGTCTGTCCTGGGCTGATCGATACGCCAATGCATCACCGGATCCGGGGAGTGGCCAGCGATGAGCTAGTTGACACCATGATTCAGGGGCGGGTTCATCTGAAGCGGGTCGGCCGACCAGAGGAGATTGCCGCCTCGATCGTCTTCCTCTGCTCCGACGACGCGAGCTATATCACCGGCACCACCCTGACGCCCGACGGCGGCTTCACCATGACGCTCTAG
- a CDS encoding Uma2 family endonuclease, producing MLSPADLDLRAGQLVQPDLFVVPPILIAEVVSPSTARFDRITKRRRYQRSGVLAYWVVDLDARLRWHPVGAVEGLTIDVSAYMNEVWAEHTSL from the coding sequence ATTCTATCCCCGGCGGACCTCGATCTTCGGGCCGGCCAGTTGGTTCAGCCTGATCTGTTCGTCGTGCCCCCGATTCTGATTGCCGAAGTGGTTTCGCCGTCCACCGCCCGGTTTGACCGAATCACCAAACGGCGCCGGTATCAGCGCTCCGGTGTCCTTGCCTATTGGGTGGTCGACCTGGACGCCCGGCTTCGCTGGCACCCCGTGGGCGCCGTGGAGGGATTGACCATCGACGTGTCGGCCTATATGAACGAGGTCTGGGCCGAGCACACCTCGCTCTAG